A portion of the Osmerus mordax isolate fOsmMor3 chromosome 22, fOsmMor3.pri, whole genome shotgun sequence genome contains these proteins:
- the sh3yl1 gene encoding SH3 domain-containing YSC84-like protein 1, which produces MNNPIPSNLKSEAKKAAKILREFTDITKGSGPDILIPAHVIAKAQGLAIISVIKAGFMITARAGSGIVIARLPDGRWSAPSAIGIAGLGGGFEIGVEVSDLVIILNQRRAVEAFTKGGNLTLGGNCTVAVGPMGRNVEADIALRSTAAVFTYCKSRGLFAGISLEGSCLIERKETNRKFYSQDIRASAILNGDVDPPPEASNLYTILQDYTEKYCNDWTGKISRAPTRPRAPAAHRSTSTQRTQEPKPSIYPNISGFKNDSVNQAVFSTASKAVLNQYAPGAVAASSGDHLVVTAIHPFMGQQPGDLSFSPGDQITVVTKTDSQYDWWEGRLGGRVGIFPANFVAYP; this is translated from the exons A TGAATAACCCCATCCCATCCAACCTGAAGTCGGAGGCTAAGAAAGCTGCCAAGATCCTTCGAGAGTTCACTGACATCACCAAGGGCAGTGGGCCAGACATACTcatcccag cTCATGTGATAGCCAAGGCCCAGGGTCTGGCCATCATCTCGGTGATCAAGGCTGGCTTCATGATCACGGCTCGCGCCGGCAGCGGCATCGTCATCGCTCGGCTTCCAGACGGAc GTTGGTCTGCTCCCTCTGCCATTGGTATCGCAGGTCTGGGCGGAGGCTTCGAGATAGGAGTTGAG gtatcaGACCTGGTGATCATCCTGAACCAAAGGAGAGCGGTGGAGGCCTTCACTAAGGGGGGCAACCTGACCCTGGGGGGCAACTGTACTGTGGCAGTGGGGCCGATGGGCAG gaacGTGGAGGCAGACATAGCTCTGCGTAGTACCGCAGCAGTGTTCACCTACTGTAAGTCCAGAGGCCTGTTTGCTGGAATATCTCTGGAGGGGTCCTGTCTTATAGAGCGCAAGGAGACCAACCGCAA gttctaTTCCCAGGACATCCGAGCATCGGCCATATTAAACGGAGATGTGGATCCCCCTCCAGAAGCTTCCAACCTGTACACCATCCTGCAGGACTACACCGAGAAGTACTGCAATGACTGGACCGGCAAGATCTCcagg gccccCACCAGACCCAGAGCTCCAGCTGCACATAGATCCACCAGCACACAGAGGACgcaag AACCCAAACCATCCATTTACCCAAACATCTCTGGTTTCAAAAACGACAGCGTCAACCAAG CGGTCTTCAGCACTGCCTCTAAAGCTGTTCTGAACCAGTATG CACCTGGGGCCGTTGCGGCCAGCTCAGGAGACCATCTCGTTGTCACGGCGATACATCCCTTCATGGGACAGCAGCCTGGCGACTTAAGCTTCAGCCCTGGCGACCAGATCACCGTGGTTACCAAGACGGATTCCCAGTACGACTGGTGGGAAGGTCGTCTGGGGGGCCGGGTTGGAATCTTCCCTGCCAACTTTGTAGCCTATCCCTGA
- the alkal2b gene encoding LOW QUALITY PROTEIN: ALK and LTK ligand 2b (The sequence of the model RefSeq protein was modified relative to this genomic sequence to represent the inferred CDS: deleted 1 base in 1 codon), which translates to MSTPRAPVLLALFVILLTAGYCKKSALRVVPGTSAVTDGRSLIELIMDKVRLARDSQGDGHTEYPVKKMNFSFEAKENNDVNKSHHIIEVFPRDLGQKEKIIKHFTGPLYFNPKCRKHFYRLYHNTRDCTIPAYYKRCARLLIRLAGSQRCTER; encoded by the exons ATGAGCACGCCGCGTGCCCCTGTCCTGCTCGCGCTATTCGTGATACTGCTGACCGCAGGGTATTGCAAAAAAAGTGCCCTACGCGTTGTCCCCGGAACGAGCGCTGTCACGGACGGGCGCAGCTTGATTGAACTCATCATGGACAAAGTGCGGTTGGCACGAGACAGTCAAGGAGACGGACACACGGAATATCCCGTA AAAAAAATGAACTTTTCATTCGAGGCGAAAGAAAACAACGACGTGAACAAATCCCATCACATAATAG AGGTATTCCCCAGAGACCTGGGACAGAAGGAGAAAATTATCAAACACTTCACAG GGCCTCTCTACTTCAATCCAAAGTGTAGGAAACACTTTTATAGACTCTACCACAACACCAGAGACTGCACAATACCTGCCT ATTATAAGAGGTGTGCTCGTCTTCTCATTAGGTTAGCTGGCAGCCAGAGATGCACAGAGAGGTAG
- the si:dkey-190l8.2 gene encoding si:dkey-190l8.2, which yields MTSSRMAPLQRAVYWRLSLVFFFTAFSFFLDVFTVRIGLCVSGEPFKRGDRLDQRNLSNIKTGDVNFSHSVSPTSLAKWNGTTNENNTVCVDDEVLSYGQTMYMSGLLLGSLFGGALSDRYGKRLVFLVCVCLHAVGTLLPAALPHALLYLTVRCLTGVACCCINICSFSLGVEWSLPKSRVWPPALLSFSFSLGMMALAPLAYCLRSWVHLHLALGLPQLLCLPLYICIPESPRWLQLRGKTDILEKYRRHSSEDKLCLDQLLDTAWSNPRNPDEKVHTPETDTHTAEIDTHTAEIDTHTAEIDTHTAEIDTHTAEIDTHTAETDTHTAEIDTHTAEIDTHTAETDTHTAEIDTHTPETVCSYLSSRTILLRLCIMSYIGLASALTYFGICMNVGSFGVDVYLAQFFSGLSETPCMLVPFLLARCGRRPISMLSLLLSGFACLMSLLVSHFCDIPALVMTLAMTGKLCTQITVFVSLLYSIELFPTVIRQKCVGLVNLCYRVGCILNAVVSPRGEIPLAAMIVYGSGPIIGAGLCLLLPETSGLPLPDSVEDCDRQPSLQLSTLLWLRACCRRHSLESPDEKATPFLEKDPETAKWERNNVFTYPTETHTPLTAICAV from the exons ATGACTTCCTCGCGTATGGCTCCCTTGCAGCGCGCGGTGTACTGGCGGCTTTCTCTCGTTTTTTTCTTCACGGCCTTCAGCTTTTTCCTCGATGTCTTCACAGTCCGCATAGGCTTGTGCGTCTCCGGTGAACCATTCAAGAGAGGGGATCGTTTGGACCAGCGCAACCTCAGCAACATAAAGACCGGTGATGTGAACTTTTCACATTCAGTGTCACCTACATCACTCGCGAAGTGGAATGGCACCACCAATGAAAAT aacacagtgtgtgtggatgacgaGGTGCTGTCATATGGTCAGACCATGTACATGAGTGGACTACTGCTTGGATCTCTCTTTGGTGGAGCTCTCTCAGACCG GTATGGGAAGCGCTTGgttttcctggtgtgtgtgtgtctgcatgctgtGGGAACTCTGCTGCCAGCGGCTCTTCCTCacgccctcctctacctcaCTGTCCGCTGCCTCACTGGAGTCGCCTGCTGTTGCATCAATATTTGCTCCTTCAGCCTGG GTGTGGAGTGGAGTTTACCCAAGAGTCGCGTTTGGCCCCCGGCCCTCTTGTCTTTCTCCTTCAGTCTGGGAATGATGGCGTTGGCCCCCTTGGCATACTGCTTGCGATCCTGGGTGCATCTCCACCTGGCTCTGGGCCTTCCCCAGCTGCTCTGCCTGCCGCTCTACAT ctgtATACCTGAGTCTCCACGCTGGCTCCAACTGAGAGGAAAAACAGACATTTTGGAAAAGTACAGAAGACACAGTTCAGAGGATAAACTCTGTCTGGAccag CTGCTGGACACGGCATGGAGTAACCCACGGAATCCTGATGAGAAAGTGCACACACctgagactgacacacacacagctgagattgacacacacacagctgagattgacacacacacagctgagattgacacacacacagctgagattgacacacacacagctgagattgacacacacacagctgagactgacacacacacagctgagattgacacacacacagctgagattgacacacacacagctgagactgacacacacacagctgagattgacacacacacacctgagacagTGTGCTCATACCTCAGCAGTCGCACCATCCTGCTGCGTCTGTGCATCATGAGTTACATTGG cctGGCGTCTGCCCTCACATACTTTGGTATCTGTATGAACGTGGGCTCGTTCGGAGTCGACGTCTACCTTGCCCAGTTCTTCTCCGGCCTGTCAGAAACGCCCTGCATGCTCGTCCCCTTCCTATTGGCTCGTTGCGGACGGCGCCCGATCAGcatgctctctctgctcctcagtgGCTTTGCCTGTCTGATGTCTCTCCTGGTGTCCCACTTCTGTG atatccCTGCACTCGTCATGACTCTGGCCATGACTGGGAAGCTGTGCACGCAGATTACAGTGTTTGTTTCACTGCTCTACAGCATCGAACTATTCCCTACAGTCATCAg acagaagtgtgtggggctggtgaATTTGTGCTACCGTGTGGGATGTATTTTAAACGCAGTTGTCAGTCCGAGAGGAGAGATCCCATTGGCTGCCATGATTGTGTATGGGAGTGGTCCCATCATTGGGGCGGGCCTCTGCCTCTTGCTACCGGAGACCAGTGGCTTGCCGCTTCCTGATTCAGTGGAAGATTGTGACAGACAACCCAGCCTCCAGCTATCCACACTGCTGTGGCTCCGGGCCTGTTGTAGGAG GCACTCCTTAGAATCCCCGGACGAAAAGGCCACACCGTTTCTGGAGAAGGACCCAGAAACTGCAAAGTGGGAAAGAAACAATGTCTTTACTTAccctacagagacacacacacccctcactgcCATTTGTGCTGTTTGA